The following proteins are encoded in a genomic region of Fibrobacter sp. UWR4:
- a CDS encoding response regulator encodes MKISSKEKLFIWMGFFALILCSVGFLLQDKLRVLFTDYVSSQVSAQATTMADLINEKISVQLKSLNGISYEVEKDNSYAAKVLNAYVGREDGVSYGILALNGTLVGGDTSVHVSSKDFAGITRSFRGNPAASFCKGKGFLLSTPIYRERNVRYVLYKLYDEASAQKQFSSNCYNGHCYTSIRDEYSEVVIGSDNKELASNPIWQGDNFSEIRRKLKSLLNISVAATVHEKVERENFFFFMADLELPGLSLVGMVPEDIAAQGLDNITALIIWVFGLLLVLFVIGFGYIVVSERKAKESDELRHAKFLAEKASTAKSQFLANMSHEIRTPINGILGMDTMLLKECKDPQLKEYARNIQSAGNTLLSLINDVLDISKIESGKMEIVPVEYNLFSVLNDCYNMVAMRARDKSLKLDMMVESTIPAALYGDEVRIRQVINNLLSNAVKYTTRGSILFSMNFRRSSATGPVAISDESRIDLIISVKDTGMGIRDEDKEKLFNSFQRLEVERNRNVEGTGLGLNLTKHLVELMDGTITVDSEYGVGSTFTVVIPQIVKKEIPVGDFSSRYKDAVDTSTEPVNRFHAPSAHILVVDDVPMNLRVMIGLLKETGIQIDTADNGMEALEKIKRTRYDLIFLDHMMPVMDGIETLGVMKTLSDNPNEKTPVIMLTANAIVGARDSYLKEGFTDYLTKPVREESLLSMLLKYLPVDLVERVAMPEKSEEEALDNQSSAQAAIKHVANAITNQKDVNRVQAMEPSGAAPANTAKPCCNVTNSNVLNALAASGFADISIGLGYCMNDEDFYEEMLQEFCNDVKVGALHETITKGDFENYRVLVHALKSTALTIGAVDLSSLAKSLEFACKEGRYEYVTKNHNELVQQYNNFLKVLREILDGRTN; translated from the coding sequence ATGAAAATCAGTAGCAAGGAAAAGTTGTTTATATGGATGGGCTTCTTTGCGCTCATCCTATGTTCCGTGGGATTCTTGCTTCAGGATAAACTGCGAGTCCTCTTTACCGATTACGTATCTAGCCAGGTGAGCGCCCAGGCGACGACCATGGCGGATTTGATCAACGAAAAGATTTCTGTCCAGCTGAAGTCCCTCAATGGAATTTCCTACGAAGTGGAAAAGGACAATTCCTACGCCGCGAAAGTTCTGAATGCGTATGTCGGCAGGGAAGATGGTGTCTCCTATGGCATTCTTGCGTTAAATGGAACTCTTGTGGGTGGTGACACTTCGGTCCATGTTTCCTCTAAGGACTTCGCTGGCATTACACGTTCTTTCCGCGGCAATCCTGCGGCAAGTTTCTGCAAGGGCAAGGGCTTTCTGCTGAGTACGCCTATTTATCGTGAGCGTAATGTTCGTTACGTGCTCTATAAACTTTACGATGAAGCTAGCGCCCAGAAACAATTCAGCTCCAACTGCTATAACGGACATTGCTATACATCCATTCGTGACGAATATAGCGAAGTGGTGATTGGCTCCGACAATAAGGAACTGGCTTCCAATCCTATATGGCAAGGGGACAACTTTTCCGAAATTCGACGTAAGCTAAAAAGCCTTCTGAATATTTCCGTTGCGGCAACTGTCCATGAGAAAGTAGAACGGGAAAATTTCTTCTTCTTTATGGCGGACCTGGAACTGCCGGGGCTTTCCCTGGTGGGCATGGTTCCCGAGGATATTGCGGCCCAGGGACTTGACAACATTACCGCCCTGATCATCTGGGTGTTCGGTCTCCTGCTTGTGCTTTTTGTTATTGGCTTTGGCTACATCGTCGTGTCTGAACGTAAGGCTAAGGAAAGTGATGAACTTCGTCACGCCAAGTTCCTGGCGGAAAAGGCAAGTACGGCTAAGAGCCAGTTCCTTGCCAACATGAGCCACGAAATCCGTACGCCTATTAACGGCATTCTGGGGATGGACACCATGCTCCTGAAGGAATGTAAGGACCCCCAGCTGAAGGAATACGCACGGAATATTCAGAGCGCGGGCAATACCCTGCTTTCCCTCATTAACGACGTGCTGGATATTTCCAAGATTGAATCCGGTAAGATGGAAATCGTGCCGGTGGAATATAACCTGTTCTCCGTCCTGAATGACTGCTACAACATGGTGGCTATGCGCGCCCGCGACAAGTCCCTGAAACTGGATATGATGGTGGAGTCCACTATTCCTGCGGCATTGTACGGTGACGAAGTGCGTATCCGTCAGGTCATTAACAACCTGCTTTCCAATGCGGTCAAGTATACAACTCGCGGAAGCATCTTGTTTAGCATGAATTTCCGTCGCTCCAGTGCGACAGGCCCTGTGGCCATTTCCGATGAAAGCCGCATCGACCTGATTATTTCCGTTAAGGATACGGGCATGGGAATCCGCGACGAAGACAAGGAAAAACTGTTTAACAGTTTCCAGCGTCTGGAAGTGGAAAGGAACCGCAATGTGGAAGGTACGGGGCTTGGCCTAAACTTGACGAAACATCTGGTGGAACTGATGGATGGTACCATTACGGTCGACAGCGAATACGGTGTCGGCTCAACCTTTACGGTTGTAATTCCCCAGATCGTGAAGAAGGAAATTCCTGTTGGTGATTTTAGTTCCCGTTATAAGGATGCCGTGGATACCTCTACGGAACCTGTGAACAGATTCCATGCGCCTTCTGCCCATATCCTGGTGGTGGACGACGTGCCCATGAACCTTCGCGTGATGATTGGCCTTTTGAAGGAAACGGGCATCCAGATTGATACCGCTGATAATGGCATGGAAGCCCTGGAAAAGATCAAGCGTACCCGTTACGACCTGATTTTCCTGGATCACATGATGCCTGTGATGGACGGCATTGAAACATTGGGTGTCATGAAGACCTTGTCTGACAATCCCAACGAAAAGACCCCTGTCATCATGCTGACTGCAAATGCAATTGTTGGAGCCAGGGATTCCTACCTGAAGGAAGGCTTTACGGATTACCTCACAAAGCCTGTCCGTGAAGAGTCCCTGCTGTCCATGCTCCTGAAGTATCTGCCGGTGGATTTGGTGGAAAGAGTCGCTATGCCGGAGAAGTCGGAGGAAGAAGCTCTGGACAACCAAAGTTCCGCCCAGGCTGCCATAAAGCATGTGGCCAATGCGATCACCAATCAGAAGGATGTGAACCGCGTGCAGGCCATGGAACCTTCCGGGGCTGCACCTGCAAATACGGCTAAACCCTGCTGTAACGTGACTAATTCGAACGTGCTGAATGCATTGGCCGCATCTGGCTTTGCGGATATTTCGATCGGTCTTGGCTATTGCATGAATGACGAAGATTTTTATGAGGAAATGCTTCAGGAATTCTGCAACGACGTGAAGGTGGGCGCCTTGCACGAAACGATAACCAAGGGTGACTTTGAAAACTACCGCGTTCTGGTTCATGCCCTGAAGAGTACTGCGCTTACCATTGGTGCCGTGGACTTGTCCAGCCTGGCAAAGTCACTGGAATTTGCCTGCAAGGAAGGCCGGTACGAATATGTCACCAAGAATCATAATGAACTGGTTCAGCAGTATAACAACTTCTTGAAAGTTCTGAGGGAGATTCTCGATGGAAGAACAAATTGA
- a CDS encoding NUDIX domain-containing protein, producing the protein MEEQIDVLNPDGTFAGYARGRTEVHSKGLWHRTVHIWAFDRNDRILFQLRARVKENNPGLLDTSCAGHISAGDTSRNAAVRELKEELGVTKSPEDLEYLFESGHESVLNGGAYLDNEYYDTYKIVLTDEEASSLVPQPGEVDDFVWMTRQEFFARRKLNPEKFVDHPDDFRWLESGCV; encoded by the coding sequence ATGGAAGAACAAATTGATGTCCTGAATCCGGATGGGACTTTTGCGGGGTATGCCCGCGGTCGTACGGAAGTACACTCCAAGGGGTTGTGGCATAGAACTGTTCATATCTGGGCGTTTGATAGGAATGACCGAATTCTCTTTCAGCTCCGTGCCCGCGTGAAAGAAAATAACCCGGGGCTTCTGGATACTAGTTGCGCTGGCCATATTTCCGCTGGCGATACTAGCCGTAACGCGGCTGTGCGCGAATTGAAGGAAGAGCTGGGTGTAACCAAGAGCCCGGAAGATTTGGAATATCTTTTCGAATCCGGACACGAGAGCGTCCTGAATGGCGGCGCCTATCTGGATAACGAATATTACGATACCTACAAGATTGTCCTGACAGATGAGGAAGCGTCTTCCCTGGTTCCGCAGCCAGGCGAAGTGGATGATTTCGTCTGGATGACCCGTCAGGAATTTTTTGCCAGGCGTAAGTTGAATCCGGAAAAGTTCGTGGATCACCCCGATGATTTTAGATGGCTGGAGAGTGGCTGTGTATAA
- a CDS encoding patatin family protein, with protein MYKDVALVLEGGGMRGAYSSGVLDAIYDAGLKFGGYAGTSAGATHLCSFLSEQRERNKRIDTVHSRDPRYRGFKWLLKTGDFFPREFCYVTIPREVDPFDYAKFEENAKVSPFYCVTTNVETGEGEYLLTQEVDKGDGLECVRASASLPLMSKIVELRGKKLLDGGIADSIPFQFMERQGFAKQVVILTQQDGYVKKPNPMIPLFKLVYRKYPKFVEAAATRHIRYNEATARLKEYEAAGKSFVFRPSEPFQISRLEKDTNKLVELYEMGLRDGKRLLPQLMEFLKSC; from the coding sequence GTGTATAAGGACGTTGCGTTAGTTCTCGAAGGTGGCGGCATGCGCGGGGCCTACAGCTCCGGCGTGCTGGATGCGATTTATGATGCCGGATTGAAGTTTGGCGGTTACGCCGGGACTTCTGCTGGCGCTACCCATCTCTGCAGTTTCCTGTCGGAACAGCGGGAGCGTAACAAGCGTATCGATACGGTCCATTCCAGGGACCCGCGGTATCGTGGCTTCAAGTGGCTTTTGAAAACCGGCGATTTCTTTCCTCGGGAGTTCTGCTACGTTACCATCCCTCGGGAAGTAGATCCGTTTGACTACGCCAAGTTCGAAGAGAACGCCAAGGTGTCTCCCTTCTATTGCGTGACGACCAACGTAGAGACCGGCGAGGGCGAGTACCTCCTGACTCAGGAGGTGGACAAGGGCGATGGCCTGGAGTGTGTCCGTGCGTCAGCCTCCCTTCCCCTTATGAGCAAGATCGTGGAACTCCGCGGGAAGAAACTTCTGGACGGAGGCATTGCCGATAGCATTCCCTTCCAGTTCATGGAACGTCAGGGATTTGCAAAGCAGGTGGTGATCCTTACCCAGCAGGATGGCTACGTGAAAAAGCCCAATCCCATGATCCCGCTGTTCAAGCTGGTGTACCGCAAGTACCCGAAGTTTGTGGAAGCGGCTGCGACCCGCCACATTCGTTATAACGAAGCGACCGCAAGGCTGAAGGAATATGAAGCCGCCGGAAAAAGTTTTGTGTTCCGTCCCAGTGAACCTTTCCAGATTTCCCGTCTGGAGAAGGATACCAACAAGCTGGTGGAACTTTACGAAATGGGACTTCGTGACGGCAAGCGCCTGCTGCCCCAGCTGATGGAATTCCTTAAGTCATGCTGA
- a CDS encoding O-acetylhomoserine aminocarboxypropyltransferase/cysteine synthase family protein, producing the protein MANLETLCVQAGWTPKKGEPRVLPIYQSTTFKYDTSAQMADLFDLKESGYFYTRLQNPTNDAVASKIAQLEGGVGAMLTSSGQAANFYAVFNICEAGDHFISTSAIYGGTSNLFSVTMKKLGIECTFIDQDTSDEEIEKAFRPNTKCVFGETVANPAGKILDLKRFADLAHKHGVPMIVDNTFPTPILCRPFEFGVDIVTHSTTKYMDGHAMAVGGCIVDSGNFDWEAHHDKFKGLTEPDPSYHGLRYTEAFGKLCYITKATVQLMRDLGSIQSPQNAFLLNVGLETLFLRMPRHCENALAAAKWLKKHPKVAWVDYAGLEDNASYALAQKQFKGGLPCGVLTFGIKGGRDKSIQFMDALKMICIVTHVADARSCVLHPASHTHRQLSDEQLIEAGVAPDLIRFSVGIENINDIIADLEQALAQV; encoded by the coding sequence ATGGCAAATCTCGAAACATTGTGCGTTCAGGCTGGCTGGACCCCGAAAAAGGGCGAACCCCGCGTTCTCCCCATTTACCAGAGCACCACTTTCAAGTACGACACTTCCGCCCAGATGGCTGACCTGTTCGACCTGAAGGAATCCGGCTACTTCTACACCCGTCTCCAGAACCCCACCAACGACGCTGTGGCTTCCAAGATCGCACAGCTGGAAGGTGGCGTAGGTGCCATGCTTACTTCTTCTGGCCAGGCTGCAAACTTCTACGCCGTGTTCAACATCTGCGAAGCTGGCGACCACTTCATTTCCACTTCCGCAATCTATGGCGGTACCAGCAACCTCTTCAGCGTCACCATGAAGAAGCTGGGCATCGAATGCACCTTCATTGACCAGGACACATCCGACGAAGAAATCGAGAAGGCTTTCCGCCCCAACACCAAGTGCGTCTTCGGCGAAACCGTTGCAAACCCGGCAGGCAAGATTCTTGACCTGAAGCGCTTTGCCGATCTGGCTCACAAGCATGGCGTTCCTATGATCGTGGACAACACTTTCCCCACCCCGATCCTCTGCCGTCCCTTTGAATTCGGCGTGGACATCGTGACCCACTCCACCACCAAGTACATGGACGGTCACGCCATGGCTGTGGGTGGCTGCATTGTGGATAGCGGCAACTTTGACTGGGAAGCCCATCACGACAAGTTCAAGGGCCTTACCGAACCGGATCCCTCTTACCACGGTCTCCGCTATACCGAAGCCTTCGGCAAGCTCTGCTACATCACCAAGGCTACCGTGCAGCTCATGCGCGACCTGGGTTCCATTCAGAGCCCCCAGAATGCATTCCTCCTGAATGTTGGCCTGGAAACTTTGTTCCTCCGCATGCCTCGCCACTGCGAAAACGCTCTCGCCGCTGCCAAGTGGCTGAAGAAGCATCCGAAGGTTGCATGGGTTGACTACGCAGGTCTCGAAGACAACGCTTCCTACGCTCTGGCCCAGAAGCAGTTCAAGGGCGGCCTGCCCTGTGGCGTGCTCACCTTCGGTATCAAGGGTGGCCGCGACAAGTCCATCCAGTTCATGGATGCCCTGAAAATGATCTGCATCGTGACCCACGTTGCAGACGCCCGCAGCTGCGTGCTGCACCCGGCAAGCCACACCCACCGTCAGCTTTCCGACGAACAGCTCATCGAGGCAGGCGTTGCTCCTGACCTGATCCGCTTCAGCGTGGGTATCGAAAACATCAACGATATCATCGCCGACCTGGAACAGGCTCTGGCACAGGTGTAA